In Cololabis saira isolate AMF1-May2022 chromosome 4, fColSai1.1, whole genome shotgun sequence, one DNA window encodes the following:
- the LOC133442189 gene encoding uncharacterized protein LOC133442189, producing MCLQSQSEDDDAGSDTDQEGSESDDDVEFQDAFSILEQDNGLEYQLPKHQRCACHLLNLVATTDADLADKKNDTYKRLSRAAFGKCQALWNKSGRSHTAAEAVEDKCGLQLIRPNKTRWNSTYMAVERIIRIIKEQGEDAIRCVCEELKVKMFSQAEIAFLDEFCCVMRPVVKALNILQSESNTHLGWLLPVISELQSKLRRHEASVKMCLPLISAPQQGVQRRFRVMMEDRELISAAILLPKFKTGWTDKAEVAEAGLLYLRHHLDQMAEAEVNQGTLKEHSSDEDDYFSTMNSRRSEGSGELDGYLACVSESMDLLNSFPNIKKLSLKLNTGLPASAACERLFSSAGLLFTAKRARLTAKNFENQLLLKLNKSFSSLKL from the exons ATGTGCTTGCAG AGCCAGTCGGAGGATGATGATGCCGGATCAGATACAGACCAAGAAGGTTCAGAATcggatgatgatgttgagttCCAAGACGCATTCAGCATCCTAGAGCAAGACAACGGCCTGGAGTACCAGCTCCCCAAACACCAGAGATGTGCATGCCACCTACTGAACTTAGTTGCCACAACAGATGCTGACCTTGCTGACAAGAAGAACGACACCTACAAGAGGCTTTCACGTGCTGCCTTTGGCAAATGCCAAGCTCTGTGGAATAAGTCAGGTCGCTCGCACACTGCAGCAGAAGCTGTGGAAGACAAATGTGGTCTTCAGCTCATTCGACCCAACAAGACACGGTGGAATTCAACATACATGGCTGTGGAGAGAATCATTCGCATAATAAAAGAACAAGGGGAGGATGCCATCAGGTGTGTCTGCGAAGAACTGAAAGTGAAAAT GTTCAGTCAGGCAGAAATTGCCTTTCTGGATGAGTTCTGCTGTGTGATGAGACCAGTGGTAAAGGCATTGAATATTCTTCAGTCAGAGAGCAACACACACCTTGGGTGGCTGCTTCCAGTGATCTCTGAATTACAGTCCAAACTGAGAAGGCATGAAGCGTCGGTCAAGATGTGCCTTCCACTCATCTCGGCACCACAGCAAGGGGTACAGAGGCGCTTCAGAGTCATGATGGAGGACCGAGAGCTTATCTCAGCAGCAATCCTCCTACCCAAATTTAAGACGGGCTGGACTGACAAAGCTGAAGTCGCTGAAGCAG GACTACTATATTTGAGGCATCACCTTGACCAGATGGCTGAGGCTGAGGTGAACCAAGGCACGCTCAAGGAGCATTCGTCAGACGAAGACGACTACTTCTCCACGATGAATTCCCGCAGGTCCGAGGGTTCTGGGGAATTGGACGGGTACCTCGCCTGTGTTTCAGAAAGCATGGACCTGCTGAACTCCTTCCCAAACAttaagaaactgtctctgaaacTCAACACAGGCCTTCCAGCCTCAGCCGCCTGTGAGAGACTTTTTAGTTCTGCCGGGTTGCTCTTCACAGCAAAGAGAGCAAGACTTACAGCAAAAAACTTCGAaaatcagctgctgctgaaatTAAACAAGAGCTTTTCCAGTCTAAAGTTGTAG